Proteins encoded within one genomic window of Bradyrhizobium sp. 186:
- a CDS encoding DUF2274 domain-containing protein: MTKLKIGALSDERPVKVSIELPASVHRDLLAYAKAVASESGQPISDPGKLIAPMLARFMATDRGFSKLRRAVHSPAAGKG, from the coding sequence ATGACCAAGCTCAAGATTGGGGCGCTTTCAGACGAGAGACCGGTCAAGGTCAGCATCGAATTGCCAGCTTCCGTGCATCGAGATCTGCTTGCATACGCGAAAGCCGTTGCAAGCGAATCGGGACAGCCCATCAGCGATCCCGGTAAGCTTATCGCACCGATGCTGGCGCGGTTCATGGCTACGGATCGCGGCTTTTCGAAGCTCCGGCGCGCGGTTCATTCACCTGCGGCCGGCAAGGGGTAG
- a CDS encoding enoyl-CoA hydratase/isomerase family protein, producing MTDTTSVITEKRGQAFWITINRPEKRNALNGDVIAGITKGYREAHDDKDVRVIVLTGAGDKAFCAGADLQNSGAAFAMDHSKPNVDYADLLRLSQNATKPAIARVGGVCMAGGMGLLCMTDMAIAADHVIFGLPEVKVGVFPMQVLSLLQRIAPPRLVNEWALTGEPFDAKAAHAAGLLNYVVPAAELDAKVDWLIGHVVDKSPTAIRRGKYAMRAIASMSFDESIAYTESQIALLAMTEDAKEGLKAFSEKRKPSWTGK from the coding sequence ATGACCGACACCACAAGCGTGATCACCGAGAAGCGCGGGCAGGCGTTCTGGATCACCATCAACCGGCCCGAGAAACGCAACGCGCTGAACGGCGACGTGATCGCCGGCATCACAAAGGGCTATCGCGAGGCGCATGACGACAAGGACGTCCGCGTCATCGTGCTGACGGGCGCGGGCGACAAGGCGTTCTGCGCCGGCGCCGACTTACAGAATTCCGGCGCGGCTTTCGCGATGGATCATTCCAAACCAAATGTCGACTATGCCGATCTGTTACGTTTGTCACAGAACGCCACGAAACCGGCGATTGCGCGGGTCGGCGGTGTCTGCATGGCCGGCGGCATGGGCCTTCTGTGCATGACCGACATGGCGATTGCGGCCGATCACGTCATCTTCGGCCTTCCGGAGGTGAAGGTTGGCGTGTTCCCGATGCAGGTGCTGAGCCTGCTGCAACGGATCGCGCCGCCGCGCCTCGTCAACGAGTGGGCGCTCACCGGCGAGCCATTCGACGCCAAGGCGGCGCATGCGGCGGGGCTGCTCAACTATGTCGTGCCAGCGGCCGAGCTCGACGCCAAGGTTGACTGGCTGATCGGCCACGTCGTCGACAAGTCGCCGACCGCAATCCGGCGCGGCAAATATGCTATGCGAGCGATCGCGTCGATGTCGTTCGACGAGAGCATCGCCTACACCGAAAGCCAGATCGCACTGCTCGCAATGACCGAGGACGCCAAGGAGGGCCTGAAGGCATTCAGCGAGAAGCGCAAGCCCTCCTGGACGGGGAAATAG
- a CDS encoding LysR family transcriptional regulator, which translates to MDQPRMLGTNAVDLRQLQFAVAAADYGSIRQAAELLSIRHSIMSRSIRQLEHRIGVRVFERSRGGVKPTPAGRSALRMARLILEQVDVFVATAKSSGRGEAGRLSIGFCTSISAGNLRATLAEFKNRHPRIELATVEHSRTRLATALRNGTTDVLVVTGDVPLPDNKVRPLWSERILVSLPENHALAAGPVVHWTDLRNETVLLSQHDPGRELEDLLISKLVSPADRPKIERHDVSRGIIKSLISMKLGISLVLESDIGASFAGLVYRELRDGTGPTRVDFSAHWRADNDNPALDSFLKQLAERYPLPAAGE; encoded by the coding sequence ATGGACCAGCCACGCATGCTCGGGACGAATGCTGTTGATCTACGGCAACTCCAGTTTGCAGTCGCAGCGGCAGATTATGGGAGTATTCGGCAAGCCGCCGAATTATTGTCCATACGACACTCGATCATGAGCCGATCTATTCGTCAGCTTGAGCATCGGATTGGCGTCCGCGTATTCGAACGCTCACGCGGAGGGGTAAAGCCAACGCCAGCTGGGCGAAGCGCGCTGAGAATGGCTAGGCTAATTTTGGAGCAAGTCGATGTATTTGTTGCAACAGCAAAATCAAGTGGGCGCGGCGAAGCTGGCCGCCTTTCGATCGGCTTTTGCACCTCCATTTCCGCGGGCAATCTGCGCGCGACGCTGGCCGAATTCAAGAACCGCCATCCTCGGATCGAACTCGCAACGGTCGAGCATTCGCGAACGCGTCTCGCGACGGCGCTGCGGAATGGCACGACGGACGTTCTGGTCGTAACTGGGGACGTGCCGTTGCCGGACAATAAGGTGCGGCCGCTCTGGAGCGAGCGCATCCTGGTCTCTCTGCCAGAAAATCATGCGTTGGCAGCAGGCCCCGTAGTTCATTGGACCGACCTCCGAAACGAGACCGTCCTTCTAAGTCAGCACGACCCCGGACGCGAGCTTGAGGATCTCTTGATATCAAAGCTTGTTTCTCCTGCCGATCGACCGAAGATCGAACGCCACGACGTCAGCCGAGGTATCATCAAGAGTCTCATCAGCATGAAGCTCGGGATCAGCCTGGTCCTGGAATCAGATATTGGCGCGAGCTTCGCTGGCTTGGTCTATCGCGAATTGCGCGATGGGACGGGACCGACGCGCGTTGACTTTTCGGCACATTGGCGAGCCGATAACGACAATCCCGCCTTGGATAGTTTTCTTAAGCAGTTGGCTGAACGCTACCCCTTGCCGGCCGCAGGTGAATGA
- a CDS encoding caspase family protein, producing the protein MSHFMRAAIMLFLAGLIVASGNTAGRAADAAKIALVIGNAKYPDNELVLTDAANDAQDVANELTRDGFVVDRQINLTGDTMRQSLDRFYARIERGAAALIFFDGFGIQSNRQTYLLPVDAQIWTEPDVSRDGFSLDAILAEMNTRGAAIKIAVIDASRRNPFERRFRRYSAGLAPAIAPSNSLILYSAALGAVVASGKNDRSLFVTELLREMRAPNISAEQALTNTKNGVVGATNREQVPWLSSSLTTEFSFAGPVARPPDNTSSDQSPSKPEPQKPEPQKPLCEVPQPDAAQSADDLARDPVVADLTRKIAANATDAVSRYKRGQVYAIKRAYALAMRDFDVVIRRDPRDAEALNNRCWTRAATGDPQGALADCNLALQIDPGLSDALDSRGLVNLKLGRTAEAIKDYTDAIQRNPRSSSSLFGRGIATRKSGGDGAADIAQAKSMNPNIAKEFAGYGVTECVP; encoded by the coding sequence ATGAGCCATTTCATGCGCGCCGCCATCATGTTGTTTCTGGCAGGCTTGATCGTCGCGAGCGGCAACACCGCAGGCCGAGCCGCCGATGCCGCGAAGATCGCACTGGTGATCGGCAACGCAAAATATCCCGACAACGAACTCGTGCTCACTGACGCCGCCAATGATGCACAGGACGTCGCCAACGAGTTGACGCGTGACGGCTTCGTCGTCGACCGGCAGATCAATCTCACCGGCGACACCATGCGGCAGTCGCTGGATCGCTTCTATGCCCGGATCGAACGGGGCGCGGCCGCGCTGATATTCTTCGACGGCTTTGGCATCCAGTCCAACCGGCAGACCTATCTCTTGCCGGTCGATGCGCAGATCTGGACCGAGCCGGACGTGTCGCGCGACGGCTTCAGCCTGGATGCCATTCTCGCCGAGATGAATACACGAGGCGCCGCGATCAAGATCGCGGTGATCGATGCCTCCCGCCGCAATCCGTTCGAGCGGCGTTTTCGTCGCTATTCGGCTGGCCTGGCGCCGGCGATCGCACCGAGCAATTCGCTGATTCTGTATTCCGCCGCGCTCGGCGCGGTCGTGGCGAGCGGCAAGAATGATCGCAGCCTGTTCGTCACCGAGCTGTTGCGCGAGATGCGCGCACCGAACATCAGCGCCGAGCAGGCGCTGACCAACACCAAGAACGGCGTGGTCGGCGCGACCAACCGGGAGCAGGTGCCCTGGCTGTCGTCGTCACTGACGACGGAGTTCTCGTTTGCCGGTCCTGTGGCGCGGCCGCCGGACAACACGAGCTCCGATCAGAGTCCGTCCAAGCCCGAGCCGCAAAAACCGGAGCCGCAGAAACCGCTCTGCGAAGTGCCGCAGCCCGACGCGGCGCAGAGCGCAGACGACCTCGCCAGGGATCCGGTCGTTGCCGACCTCACTCGCAAGATCGCGGCCAACGCCACCGACGCCGTCTCGCGTTACAAGCGCGGCCAGGTCTATGCGATCAAGCGGGCCTACGCGCTCGCGATGCGGGATTTCGATGTCGTGATCCGCCGCGACCCCAGGGATGCGGAAGCCCTGAACAACCGCTGTTGGACCCGCGCTGCGACCGGAGACCCGCAAGGCGCGCTCGCCGATTGCAATCTGGCGCTCCAGATCGATCCCGGATTGAGCGATGCGCTCGACAGCCGCGGACTGGTCAACCTCAAGCTCGGCCGGACAGCCGAGGCAATCAAGGACTACACGGATGCGATCCAGCGCAACCCTCGCTCCTCGTCCTCGCTGTTCGGCCGCGGCATCGCCACCCGCAAGAGCGGCGGCGACGGCGCCGCGGACATCGCGCAGGCAAAATCCATGAACCCGAACATCGCAAAGGAGTTCGCTGGCTACGGCGTGACGGAGTGCGTGCCTTAA
- a CDS encoding antibiotic biosynthesis monooxygenase, with product MSSDAGPVLEIVHFRIDPRAVVPFAECAREAFGLLAGVEGCVSHDLKRSVEEPSLFALIIEWVLRVDLNRFREAAAHHPFQELLSRHLLQAEVYHFADASGSGQDVDWA from the coding sequence ATGAGTTCGGATGCCGGCCCGGTTCTCGAAATCGTGCATTTTCGGATCGACCCGCGCGCCGTGGTTCCTTTCGCCGAATGCGCCAGGGAGGCCTTCGGACTCCTGGCGGGCGTGGAGGGATGCGTCTCGCACGACCTGAAACGAAGCGTCGAGGAGCCGTCGCTCTTTGCGCTTATCATCGAATGGGTTTTGCGGGTTGACCTGAACAGGTTCCGCGAAGCAGCGGCTCACCATCCGTTCCAGGAGCTGTTGAGCCGCCACCTCCTGCAGGCGGAAGTCTATCATTTCGCGGACGCGTCCGGGTCCGGGCAAGACGTCGACTGGGCCTAG
- a CDS encoding branched-chain amino acid ABC transporter permease gives MSFDIGFILVQNGVANGALYALLSLALVLVFSVTRIVFVPIGEFVSFGALTLAAFQDGKVPQIAWFVPLLGACGGALRCWSEREGLSGRDFLRVALLYVVCPVMTLGLSVAFRSSAMPVWLAILLTVLLLSQLGVYIYDLVYRPLVEGSVLVLLIVSVVLHVLMVNVGLLLFGAEGSRSPALLSAGLEIGSLRVDGQSIAIVAITAALIVLLYGFFGRTLLGKALRATAVNRLGSQLMGVSPAVCGRFALVIATSIGALCGILISSTTTIYYDTGFLIGLKGFVSAIIGGMISYPLAALGGLIVGQIESFASFQASALKEVIVFTMIIPVLLWRSFRTVTVEDDE, from the coding sequence TTGAGCTTCGACATCGGCTTTATCCTGGTCCAGAACGGCGTCGCGAACGGTGCTCTATACGCGCTGCTCTCCCTTGCGCTCGTGCTGGTATTCTCGGTGACACGCATCGTCTTCGTGCCGATAGGCGAATTCGTCTCGTTCGGCGCGCTAACGCTCGCGGCCTTCCAGGACGGCAAGGTGCCGCAGATCGCCTGGTTCGTTCCGCTGCTCGGCGCATGCGGCGGGGCGCTGCGCTGCTGGAGCGAGCGCGAAGGCCTTTCCGGCCGAGACTTCCTGAGGGTGGCGTTGCTGTATGTGGTTTGTCCCGTGATGACCCTCGGTCTGTCCGTCGCCTTCAGATCCTCCGCGATGCCGGTGTGGCTTGCGATCCTGCTGACCGTGCTGCTGCTCTCGCAGCTCGGTGTGTACATCTACGACCTGGTCTACAGGCCTCTGGTGGAAGGCAGCGTGTTGGTGCTGCTGATCGTCTCTGTCGTACTGCATGTATTGATGGTCAACGTCGGCCTTCTCCTGTTCGGAGCCGAGGGCTCGCGTAGTCCGGCTCTCCTTTCCGCGGGACTGGAAATCGGCTCGTTGCGGGTCGACGGTCAATCCATCGCGATAGTCGCCATCACGGCGGCCCTGATCGTCCTTCTGTACGGCTTCTTCGGGAGGACCTTGCTGGGCAAGGCGCTGCGTGCGACGGCGGTAAATCGCCTGGGTTCACAATTGATGGGCGTCTCGCCCGCCGTCTGCGGCAGGTTCGCCTTGGTGATCGCGACCTCTATCGGGGCGCTCTGCGGAATCCTGATCTCCTCGACGACGACGATCTACTACGACACCGGCTTCCTGATCGGGCTCAAGGGGTTTGTCTCCGCGATCATCGGCGGGATGATCAGCTATCCGCTGGCCGCACTCGGAGGGCTGATCGTGGGACAGATCGAGTCCTTCGCGTCGTTCCAAGCGAGCGCCCTGAAGGAAGTGATTGTCTTTACGATGATCATTCCCGTCCTGCTGTGGCGGTCCTTCCGCACGGTGACGGTAGAGGACGACGAATGA
- a CDS encoding LysR substrate-binding domain-containing protein, which translates to MVAKNQIIRVAPRLVVNSADAVIVAAEAGLGITRSLSYQVRDAVHARRLVPVLGKFAMPASPVSAIYPARRVASANVATFVKAARNHFASSPLVAFPVAALNQRLV; encoded by the coding sequence ATGGTCGCGAAAAACCAGATCATCCGCGTGGCGCCGCGGCTTGTCGTCAACAGCGCCGATGCGGTGATTGTCGCAGCCGAGGCCGGATTGGGGATCACCCGCTCGTTGTCCTATCAGGTAAGGGACGCCGTTCATGCGAGACGGCTCGTACCCGTTCTCGGAAAATTCGCGATGCCGGCTTCGCCGGTCAGCGCGATCTACCCCGCCCGTCGGGTCGCGTCCGCCAACGTGGCCACGTTCGTCAAAGCCGCAAGAAACCACTTCGCCTCCAGCCCGCTTGTCGCGTTCCCGGTAGCCGCGCTTAATCAGCGGCTCGTCTAA
- a CDS encoding molybdopterin-dependent oxidoreductase translates to MNQHAKIEIRHSTCPHDCPSACALDVEVVEGRSIGRVRGSKKQTYTAGVICAKVARYAERIHHPERLIYPMRRTGPKGSGQFARISWDEALDEIGHRFNQAECEFGAESIWPYYYAGTMGLVMRDGLNRLTHVKKYSRFYSTICANVARVGYAIGTGKIAGVDPREMALSDLVVIWGTNPVNTQVNVMTHAARARKERGAKIAAVDIYDNETMKQADIKIILRPGTDGAFACGVMHVLFRDGYADRAYMDKYTDCPAELEAHLKTRTPEWASAICGVPVSEIEAFAKAVGETRRTFVRLGYGFTRSRNGATQMHAALCIPAVTGAWQHEGGGAFFNNYALWHFDESIIEGHDAIDKTTRALDQSQIGRILTGDAEALHGKDPIKAMLIQNTNPMTVAPEQALVRQGFAREDLFVAVHEQFMTETAQMADIVLPATMFMEHDDLYYGGGHQHISVGPKLIDPPGECRSNHQVLQALAPRLGAKHPGFEMTPRELIDATLKLSDHGDIAGLEADIWRDLQPDFRTAHYLDGFAHADKKFHFKADWAHPPFGLMMGELDKMPSLPDHWAVIEHADQAHPFRLATSPSRSFLNTTFNETPSSQAREGKASVMIHPLDAAGLDIADGDAVTLGNTRGETTLVATLFEGVRRGVLIAESVHPNKDHIGGRGINMLTGAEAVAPIGGAAFHDNKVWIRKAVAAA, encoded by the coding sequence ATGAACCAGCACGCCAAGATCGAAATCCGCCACTCAACCTGTCCGCATGATTGCCCCTCGGCCTGCGCTCTCGATGTCGAGGTGGTCGAAGGCCGCAGCATCGGCCGGGTTCGCGGTTCGAAAAAGCAGACCTATACGGCCGGCGTGATCTGCGCCAAGGTTGCCCGCTACGCCGAGCGCATCCATCACCCTGAAAGACTGATCTATCCGATGCGCCGAACCGGGCCGAAGGGTTCTGGCCAGTTCGCGCGGATTTCCTGGGACGAGGCGCTGGACGAGATCGGGCACCGCTTCAATCAAGCCGAGTGCGAGTTCGGCGCGGAATCGATCTGGCCCTATTACTATGCCGGCACGATGGGGCTGGTGATGCGCGACGGCCTCAATCGCCTCACGCATGTGAAGAAATATTCGCGCTTCTATTCGACCATCTGCGCCAACGTCGCGCGGGTCGGTTATGCGATCGGCACTGGCAAGATCGCCGGCGTCGATCCGCGCGAGATGGCGCTCTCCGACCTCGTCGTGATCTGGGGCACCAACCCCGTCAACACCCAGGTCAACGTGATGACGCATGCCGCGCGTGCGCGGAAGGAGCGCGGCGCAAAGATCGCGGCGGTCGATATCTACGACAACGAGACCATGAAGCAGGCTGACATCAAGATCATCCTGCGCCCCGGCACTGACGGCGCCTTCGCCTGCGGCGTCATGCATGTGCTGTTTCGCGACGGCTATGCCGACCGCGCTTACATGGACAAATACACCGATTGCCCGGCCGAGCTCGAAGCGCATCTGAAGACGCGCACGCCGGAATGGGCCTCCGCGATCTGCGGCGTGCCGGTGTCGGAGATCGAGGCCTTTGCGAAGGCAGTCGGCGAGACCAGGCGGACCTTCGTTCGTCTCGGCTATGGCTTCACCCGCTCCCGCAACGGCGCCACGCAGATGCATGCGGCGCTCTGCATTCCCGCGGTCACCGGTGCCTGGCAGCATGAAGGCGGCGGCGCCTTCTTCAACAATTACGCGCTGTGGCACTTCGACGAATCCATCATCGAAGGCCACGACGCGATCGACAAGACCACCCGCGCGCTCGACCAATCGCAGATCGGCCGCATCCTCACAGGTGATGCCGAGGCCTTGCACGGCAAGGATCCGATCAAGGCGATGCTGATCCAGAACACCAATCCGATGACGGTGGCGCCCGAGCAGGCGCTGGTTCGCCAGGGTTTTGCGCGGGAGGATTTGTTCGTGGCGGTGCACGAGCAGTTCATGACCGAGACGGCGCAGATGGCCGACATCGTGCTGCCGGCGACGATGTTCATGGAGCATGACGATCTCTATTACGGCGGCGGTCATCAGCACATCTCGGTCGGCCCCAAGCTGATCGATCCGCCCGGCGAATGCCGCTCTAACCACCAAGTCCTGCAAGCGCTGGCGCCGCGGCTTGGCGCCAAGCATCCGGGCTTCGAGATGACGCCGCGCGAATTGATCGACGCGACGCTGAAGTTGAGCGACCACGGCGATATCGCTGGCCTCGAGGCCGATATCTGGCGCGATCTGCAACCGGATTTCCGCACGGCGCATTATCTCGACGGTTTTGCCCATGCCGACAAGAAATTCCACTTCAAGGCGGACTGGGCACACCCGCCGTTCGGACTGATGATGGGCGAGCTCGACAAGATGCCGTCGCTGCCGGACCATTGGGCCGTGATCGAGCACGCCGACCAGGCCCATCCATTCCGGCTTGCAACCAGCCCCTCGCGCAGCTTCCTCAACACCACCTTCAACGAGACGCCGTCCTCGCAGGCGCGCGAGGGCAAGGCGAGCGTGATGATCCACCCCCTGGATGCGGCTGGGCTCGACATTGCTGACGGTGATGCCGTGACGCTCGGCAATACCCGCGGCGAGACCACGCTGGTCGCAACCCTGTTCGAGGGGGTGCGGCGCGGCGTGCTGATCGCCGAGTCCGTTCACCCGAACAAGGATCATATCGGCGGCCGCGGCATCAACATGCTGACGGGCGCGGAGGCGGTGGCGCCGATCGGCGGGGCGGCGTTCCACGACAACAAGGTCTGGATCAGGAAAGCGGTCGCGGCCGCTTAA
- a CDS encoding branched-chain amino acid ABC transporter ATP-binding protein/permease, which produces MKSNALWWLALLTVLAAAPHVPGFPAYWVVVLCYIGIATIVTTGLVVLAGVAGLISFGQAMFVGIGAYTAAITATRYEVSPLMTLPMSVAICVIVAWAVGAITLRLKGHYLAVATIAWNVSFFFLVANLDFFRRYDGISGIPPLSFFGHRLLNPKDFYPVILVAAACSFLLTGNLLESRTGRTIRALRGGAIAAESFGIDTFHAKVVAFVYAAALAGFAGWSYAHFERAVNPTSFSLNVSIDYLMMTTIGGIEHIPGAMLGAAVVGALRYFLQDLLSGIFRVQGGLETIVLCVVLIVILQRNPDGIWPALARRFGRPAGVTPSGTEKGVVAHRVQPMSGSELMRAEDLSKSFGGLRAVDQIDFTLNAGEIVGLIGPNGAGKSTTFNLITGVLSASSGRVTLEGRKISGLPARQIARLGIARTFQHVKLVRGMNVVENVAIGMHLSGKAGVLRAMLRLDRGDEARIFANARVQLERVGLSNHVYARADELSLGQQRMVEIARALCLDPILLLLDEPAAGLRHLEKAALARLLSKLRDEGMTILMVEHDMDFVMQITDRLVVMNFGSKLAQGKPEEVQRNEAVIEAYLGAEA; this is translated from the coding sequence ATGAAATCCAATGCGCTTTGGTGGCTCGCCTTGCTTACCGTGCTGGCGGCGGCCCCCCACGTTCCGGGTTTCCCCGCCTATTGGGTCGTGGTCCTCTGCTACATCGGTATCGCGACAATCGTCACGACGGGATTGGTGGTGCTCGCGGGCGTCGCTGGCCTGATCTCGTTCGGCCAGGCGATGTTCGTCGGTATCGGGGCGTACACCGCCGCGATCACCGCGACCCGGTACGAGGTTTCCCCGCTGATGACGTTACCCATGTCCGTCGCCATTTGTGTGATCGTCGCATGGGCCGTCGGCGCGATCACTCTTCGCCTGAAAGGGCACTACCTGGCGGTTGCGACGATCGCTTGGAACGTCAGCTTCTTCTTCCTTGTCGCCAATCTCGACTTCTTCCGTCGCTACGACGGAATAAGCGGCATTCCGCCGCTCTCGTTCTTCGGACACAGGCTGCTGAACCCGAAGGACTTCTATCCGGTCATCCTCGTTGCCGCGGCCTGCTCGTTTCTGTTGACAGGCAATCTGCTCGAGTCGCGCACGGGCCGCACCATCCGCGCGCTGCGGGGAGGTGCGATCGCGGCCGAATCCTTCGGCATCGACACGTTTCACGCCAAGGTCGTGGCTTTCGTCTACGCCGCGGCCCTTGCGGGATTCGCAGGCTGGTCGTACGCGCACTTCGAACGTGCGGTCAATCCGACGTCTTTCAGTCTCAACGTCAGCATCGATTATCTCATGATGACAACGATCGGAGGTATTGAGCATATCCCCGGCGCCATGCTGGGCGCGGCGGTGGTCGGCGCACTCAGGTACTTTCTCCAGGACCTGTTGTCTGGGATCTTCCGCGTGCAGGGTGGCCTCGAGACGATAGTCCTATGCGTGGTCCTGATCGTGATTCTTCAACGCAATCCCGACGGCATCTGGCCGGCGCTGGCCCGACGGTTTGGTCGGCCGGCGGGTGTCACGCCTTCCGGTACGGAGAAAGGCGTCGTCGCGCATCGCGTGCAGCCGATGTCCGGAAGCGAGCTGATGCGCGCCGAAGATCTTTCGAAGTCCTTCGGCGGACTTCGCGCGGTCGATCAAATCGATTTCACGCTCAACGCGGGAGAGATCGTCGGGTTGATCGGACCCAACGGCGCAGGAAAGAGTACGACCTTCAATCTGATCACGGGGGTACTTTCGGCAAGTAGCGGCCGCGTCACCCTGGAGGGGCGCAAAATCAGCGGCCTCCCTGCCCGGCAGATCGCGCGGCTCGGCATCGCGAGGACGTTCCAGCACGTGAAGCTCGTGCGCGGGATGAACGTCGTCGAGAATGTCGCGATCGGAATGCATTTGTCGGGAAAGGCCGGCGTGTTGAGGGCGATGCTGCGGCTCGATCGCGGCGACGAGGCGCGGATATTCGCCAACGCGAGGGTCCAGTTGGAGCGTGTCGGGCTCTCCAATCACGTCTATGCGCGCGCGGACGAGTTATCGCTCGGTCAGCAACGGATGGTCGAGATCGCGAGGGCGCTTTGCCTCGATCCCATCCTGCTCCTTCTCGACGAGCCCGCTGCCGGTCTCCGTCACCTGGAGAAGGCTGCGCTGGCGCGGCTGCTTTCCAAATTGCGCGACGAGGGGATGACGATTCTGATGGTCGAGCACGACATGGATTTCGTGATGCAGATAACCGACCGTCTGGTGGTGATGAACTTCGGATCGAAGCTTGCGCAGGGCAAGCCGGAGGAGGTCCAACGCAACGAGGCGGTCATCGAAGCCTATCTCGGGGCCGAAGCATGA
- a CDS encoding ABC transporter ATP-binding protein: MNDGDEILTVRNLNVSYGKIAALNDVSIGLRKGQIVTILGPNGAGKTSLLAAAMGVAASNGEILFEGISQARRTIEWRAANGMSLVPEKRELFGTMSVEDNLRLGRFRLRKQGGADRMLGRMWEMFPRLKERRAQLAGTLSGGERQMLALARALMGEPKLLMLDEPSLGLAPLIVREILATVSALRSTGISIVLVEQNAQAALRIADYGYVLEAGRIVLEGKAADLREDRRVIDSYLGIKPSRSAAQSALHA, translated from the coding sequence ATGAACGACGGCGACGAAATTCTGACGGTGCGCAATCTGAACGTCTCATACGGCAAGATAGCTGCGCTCAACGACGTGTCGATCGGTCTCCGCAAGGGCCAGATAGTCACGATTCTCGGGCCGAATGGTGCCGGAAAGACATCCCTTCTCGCAGCGGCGATGGGCGTGGCCGCGTCGAACGGCGAGATTCTCTTCGAGGGGATTTCGCAGGCCAGGCGCACGATAGAATGGCGTGCGGCGAACGGGATGAGTCTGGTTCCGGAGAAACGCGAACTGTTCGGTACGATGTCGGTTGAGGACAATTTGCGCCTCGGCCGCTTCCGTTTGCGGAAGCAAGGCGGCGCGGACCGTATGCTGGGGCGGATGTGGGAGATGTTCCCGCGGCTGAAGGAGCGTCGCGCTCAGCTTGCCGGCACGCTGTCCGGCGGCGAGCGGCAGATGCTCGCGCTCGCCAGGGCGCTGATGGGCGAACCCAAGCTATTGATGCTGGACGAGCCCAGCCTCGGGCTCGCGCCGCTGATCGTCCGTGAGATCCTGGCCACGGTTTCGGCGCTGCGCTCGACCGGCATTTCCATCGTCCTCGTCGAACAGAACGCCCAGGCGGCCCTGCGGATCGCCGACTACGGCTACGTGCTGGAGGCCGGCAGGATCGTGCTCGAGGGAAAGGCCGCCGACCTCCGCGAGGATCGGCGTGTGATCGACAGCTATCTGGGAATCAAACCTTCCAGATCGGCAGCGCAGAGCGCGTTGCACGCCTGA